In Gemmatimonadaceae bacterium, the genomic stretch AGTCCCCCCTGCACATCGGCGGCGTCGCGTGCCAACTGGTCCACCTCGTACTGCAGATGTGAGGTGAACTCGTACAGCACCTTGCGGTGGAAGTACTGGAACTCGTCGAGTGCGACGACGAATCCCCGGCGGACCAGCGCGCCGATCGCCGCCGCAAGGGTGCGCAGGTCGGTCGGCGGTGACACTTCGACGCCGAACAGTTCGAAGAAGTCGCGCGCGGCAGAGACGACGCCCGCCGGGTCGGAGTCCGGCACCTGCAGGTAGAGGACGCGATCGCGCCCTTCGGCCTGTAGGGCCTGATGCACGAGGCTGGTCTTCCCGATCCGGCGGCGCCCCGAGACTTTGAGGAAGAACCAGCGCCGACGGCGCAGGATATCCCGCAGCGTTTCCAGTTCGTGGCGTCGGCCGTAAAATGTCCATGGGGAACGACTTACGGCGCTCATGAAGGTAAGGTAATAGTTTCTACCTTAGGCGCCAAGTGCTTCGGGTCGCGTCACGCCGGTCGCGACTTTTGCCGCCCGCCCGAGGAGTGCGAGGCGATTCGGCGCGCTCGGCGCGGATGCGTTCGAGGAGGACGGAGGCCGGCTCGTCGGACGGGTCTTGGTCCACGAGTCGGCCGTCGAAGGCCCACTTGAGGATGGATTGGCGGAGACGAACGGCCCTGAGCCGATTCGCTGACGTTACCGAGAGAGCATTCTCCGCGAGCGACAGCAGTGCGTTCACATTCTCCACGATCCGGGCTTGCTCGACCTGCGGCGGCAGTCGAATGGCGAGGGGAGCTATATCACCATGATTGATCTGTGGCACGTTCGAGCCATCAGCGAGTGAGCCAAGGTCCAGATCACTGAACCAGAGCCACAAATAGCTCCCAACCCCTCCGACGGGGACCACACCCATTGTGTTCAAATCGTATGTACTCGGGCATGCTAATAGCCGCTTCTTGTTGGTGCCGATAGCGCCACCTCGCTTCGGGAAAATGATCGTTCCAGCCGGACGAACGTGAAGGCCCAATGCAGCGACCTGCTCAGCCGTCAACCACTCCTTGGCGACATTCATCCGCAACTCGTTATTAGGAGTGTTCATATCGCCGATGCGAAACCACGGAATAGCGCCCTCTGCCGCCCCAGCCGATGTAACGCCACTTGGCGTTTGCCCTGAAGCGATGAAGCCGAGCTGCTCAACGGATGCCCAGCACCACCCCTCCGGCAGCTCGGGCAGCCCGCTCGTATCCGGCGCGGCCGGCTCCACGTACTTCGCTTTCCACTCGTTGTCCTTCGGCGCCTTGCCCTTGGCCGTCATCTTCGCCAGCTCGGATTCCTCCCACCGACGACGGCGTTCGGCGAGGATGCGCGTGAGGAGCACCGAGGCCGGCTCGTAGCTGCGGCCCTCGGCGCGGGCCAGCTCCGCCTCGGTCGGCACCAGTCGCCCTTCGACGGCAGCCTTGAGCACCGAGGCCCGGTAGCGCTTCAGGTTGCGCTGCACCCGCTCCAGCGTCGCCGCCGCGTCGTCGAGCCGGGTGAAGTAGGACTCGAGGGCGGAGACGATGCGACGCTGCTCGGAAAGCCCCGGGAGTGGTATCGAGAGTGATTCGACATCACCCTTACGAAGCGAAGGCACTGTCGTTGCACGCGCGAGATCGCCAAGACGTAGTGTGCAGGTGAAGTAGAACAGGTACTCGGGGTCAAGGACGTCGACGTCCGGTGCCATCCCGAAAACGTTGTTGTCAACCAATGACGGCCGGCCGAGCATCGCTCGACGGTTCAGAGCGATTGCCGCGCCGATCTTTGCGAAAACAGTGGTTTGGGCAGGCAGCGGACGCGCACCAAGCCCGTTCGCTACTTCATCGGTGACGTAGTGTTGTGCGGCTGACAGAACCTTGTGTCCTTGCCGCCACGCCTCGGAGATGTCTCCAACCTTGTAGAACGGGATCGCACCACTCGTCTGACCTTGGAGATGAACAGGGAAACCAACCCCTGCGAGTAAACGACCCAAGTCTCTAAGTAGTGCTGTTGTCCACCCGGTAGGCATAGCGACCTCGCCGCTCATGCCGCCAGCGCCCCATTCAATTCATCCAGCATCTCGCGCAGCTTCCCCCCAAACACCTGCGCCGCCCTCCCCCGCCCGCCGGCCTCCGCGAACGGTGCGTAATCCAGATCCTCCACCGTCATCTCCACGCTGGTCGCAATGTGGTCGCGCATCATCTCGAGCCAGCGGCGCTGCTCGGCGGTGAACGCCCGCCCGCGGTTCTCCTGCTGCGCCATCCATTCATCGAACCTCGCACGCACCTGCTCGCCGAACGGCACCAGCTCGTCGTCCCGGTGCGTCGCGAAGCGCACCAGCGAGACGATGTCCGTCAGCAGCTTCCCCGACCCACCACGCACTCGGTCCTTCCGTAAGGTCTCATAGGCGCGCCAGAGTTTGTCCGGCGTCCACGCGCGCGGCGGTGCCTTGATCGCCTCGGCCAGCGCCTTGATGTCATTGAACGAGAGACGCTTTGAATACGGCTGCGCATAGAAGAACTGGAGCGCGTCGATCTCGTCCTTGTGCTCACCAATGAAGCGCTCGAAGTCGGCCACGAGCGACTGCGCCTTCTCCCTGGCCTCGGGGCTCGCGCCCGCTTCGAGTAGCTCGTCCTGCGATACTTCGTCGATCACCTGCTCCAGCTCGCGCTTGAGATCGACGAGCAGCGTACGCAACGAGGGGTTAGTGGCCAGCGGCTCGGTAGCACGCTTGAGCAGGGTCTCGGCGGCCTGCCTTATCTGCAGATCGGTCGGCTCCGCATCCGCCGGCACCGCGAAGACGCGGCGCGCTTCGACAATCTGCCGGTCGGGGTCGAGGCCCTCAACGACAGCGCCACAGATCGCAGCGAGTGTCACTCCGCCCGACGCTTCCGCGATGCGCGCCCGCTCCGCAGGTCCGCACTGCTTGTCGAGCCGCGCGAGGCGGCTCGCGAGCGACGAGAGCGCCTCCGGGTCGGTGCCGCCCATCGCCACGTGCTCCAGCAGCGCCTTGAGGCTCACCGTACGTTGCCGGTCGAGCGGCTGCGTGTCGGCGAGCTGCGCCTCGGTCATCCCCACGCAATCCACGATCACGAAGTGCGTCTTGGCGACGGCGTCCTCGCCGCTCACAGCACGCAGGTCGTTCGGGTCGATGATGCGCACGCCGCGCCCCTTCATCTGCTCGAAGAGCACGCGACTCCTCACCGCGCGCATGAACATCACGATCTCGATCGGCTTGATGTCCGTGCCGGTGGCCACCATGTCCACGGTCACGGCGATGCGCGGCTCGTACTGGTTGCGGAATGCCTGGATCAGGTCCCGCGGATTCGACTCCGTCACCTTGTAGGTGATCTTCTGGCAGAAGGCATTGCCACGGCCGAACTCGTCGCGCACGATCTCGACGATGTCCTCGGCGTGGCTGTCGTCCTTGGCGAAGATCAGCGTCTTGGGGACTTCCTTGCGGCCGGGGAAGATGTCCACCGGCAACCGGTCGCGGAACGTGCGGATGATGGTGCGGATCTGATCCCTCGCCACCACGCGGCGATCCAACTCGTTAGGGTCATACGAGAGGTCCTCGTCGGGCGCCTCCCAACGCATCGCGCGGGTGCGGCGGTCCCGGTAGCCGAGCATCGTGTCGGGCTTTGCCTCCACCGTGGAGCCCTGCGCGGTGATCTTTGTGCGGATGTTGTAGACCTCGAAGTCCACGTTGACGCCGTCGGCCACCGCCCTCGCGTGGTCGTACTCCATCACGAGGTTCTTGTTGAAGAAGCCGAGTGTCTGCTTGCTCGGCGTGGCGGTGAGGCCCACGAGGAAGGCGTCGAAGTACTCCACCACCTGACGCCACAGGGTGTAGATCGAGCGGTGCACCTCGTCGATCACCACCACGTCGAAATACTCGGGCGGGTACGCGGCGTTGTACACCACCGGCAGCGGCTCCTTCATGGCGGCGCCGCTGCTCTCGAACTGCGAACCTTCTTCCAGCGAGGGATCGAGATCGGCCTCCCCCTTGAGCATGGAGTACACGCGCTGGATCGTCGAGATGACGACCCGGCTCGAGTCCATGATCGTGTTGGAGGAGAGGCGCTGGACGTTGTACAGCTCAGTGAAGAGCCGGTGGCTGTCGGGGGCTCGATATCCCTGGAACTCCGTCTCGGCTTGTTGCCCGAGGTTGCTCCGGTCCACGAGGAAGAGCACGCGGCGCGCGCCGCCGTACTTGATGAGCCGGTAGATGGCGGTGATGGCGGCGATCGTCTTGCCCGAGCCGGTCGCCATCTGGATCAGCGCGCGGGGACGGTTCTTTTTGAACGAATGATCGAGCTTCGTCACCGCCTCGATCTGGTTCGGATAGAGCGAACCCGGTTCGAGCGGCGGCATCGTGCTGATTCGCGCCCGGAAGGAGGCCGGCCTGGTGTCGTCTGCCGCCGTGTAGAGACCGCCGCCGTCGGCGTGCAGTCGCTTCACCCAGGTATCGAGCGTTTCGGCCTGGATCCACTCGGCGAGGGTTTCCGGGCGATGGATCTCCGACAGATTGCCTGAGATGGCGCGCGTCTTGGGGTCTGGATCGAGGTCGTTGATGAAGCGGGTCTCGACGCCGGTGCTCAAATAGAGGAACGGAAGCGGCTGTACGGGTGGGTTGAGCCCGGCGGGGAGGCCGGTCGCGTACTTGTCGACCTGCAGCTCCACGTTGGTCAGTGCGAATCCGGCCGGCTTGGCCTCGAGCACGCCAACCGCCTTGCCGTTCACGAAGAGCAGGTAGTCGGCGAAGCCGTGTCCCGGCGCCATCCTGAACTCGCGGACGGCCACGCCGGTGCCGGCGGAGAGGTTCATCGCAACACGGTCCTGGACGATCCACCCCGCGGCCTCCAGGGCCGCGTCGATTTCAACGCGGGCCTCTTGCTCGGGCGTCGGACTCATGCGAGGCCTCGCTCGGTCAGGACGTAGCGTCGCCGCGCGACACGATCAGGTCCAGGATGCTCGGCACCGCGCTCGGAAGTCACCGGTCGCTTCAAGCTTCCGAGTCGCCTGGTCGAGGTGCAGGGTCGGTCGGTGCGCTCAACTCGCGGCAGCGCAGGCGCGCTCGCCCTTCGCGGCGCGTTCCATGACGGAGACGATGTCCGACAGCGTCTTCTGCCCCTTGTCCTCGTCGTACCACTTCATCTTGCCGTCGAAAGACCCGGAGCCCTTGCTCATCCACTCCTGCAGCTCGGCCGGCCGTTCGATCCAGCACCCGCGCTCCTCGTAGTTGCCGTCGAGCAGGATCACCGTCGGCGTCGCCGCGCGACCGTCCGGTGTGCGATGCGACTCCATCACGTGGCGCCCGGTGTCGCTGCCGATGATCTGCAGCTCGACGCCCATGAGCTGCTGTACGAGCTTCGCGAGATACGGAATGGTGTTCACCGAGTCGGAGCACCCATCGACGGCGACCACCAGGAACTTCCACGGCCCGCCGGCGGCGCGGGCGCGCGTCAGCAGCGCGTCGGGAACTGCTGCATCACGAAAGTTTCCCTCCCACTGCTGCTTGCGCTGCTGGGCGGCGGCGAGGAAGGACGCGAAGTTCTTCCCGCCTTCGAACAGCGCGCGATAGGTGGAGTTGGCGTTGACGGCAGCGACGGGTTCCTGGCACGCCAGCGCGGCGCCGAGGACTGCGGAGAGAAGGGCGCTCATTTCAGGTGCGGCTCGGTGGAGTGGGAGCGGCGGAGCATGAGATACAATAGCAGTGCCGCGCCGGTCGTGACGCCGACGTCGGCGATGTTGAACACCCAGAATCGCGCATCGCCGATGCCCACGTCGATGAAGTCGACGACGCCCCGCGGAGAGCGGAGGCGATCGACCAGGTTGCCGACCGCGCCGCCGACGATGAGGCCAAGGGCCGCGCCCAGGGCGCGGTCGTGGGCGTCGGCGTCCCGGTACATGCGATAGAGCACCGCGACGATCACCATCGCGAGCGCCGAGAAGACCACGCGCGAGTAGTCGCCTAACGACGTGGAGAACGCGGCCCCGGTATTGTAGATGAGCGTGAGGCGCAGCGTGTTGCCGATCACCTCGTGCGGGAGGTGCTCCACGGTCAGCTGCTCTTCGACCAGTTGTTTCGTGCCGCAGTCGGCCAGGAGCAGCAATGCAGCGAGGGGCCAGAACCAGCGGGCCTTGGGAGCGGTCATGCGAAGGAGGCGTGGCTTTGGTGAGCTAGTCTGCCGCGATGTCCGGCGCCAGTACCGATGCGCCGAGGGCGGAGCGCGATCGACTCGCCCTCCGCCCTCGTATGGGACACTGCGACGATGGTCCGCGTTTCCCTACGGCTTCTTCACCAGCGCCTTTACCTCGGGGGGCAGCTCGAACTCCTTGACGTTCACCGTGTCCCACTCCCAGCCCTGGAGCGTGATGATGAACTGCTGCCCGGCCTGTTCGACCGTTGTGGTCGTGGCGCGCTTGACGCCCCCGAAATCCTTGTAGGCCCCAAAGGTCGTCACCACTTCCATCTCACCCATCGGGGTCGCGGTCTTGGTTTGCGACCAGACGATCATGCCGTCGGCAACCGAAAAACAGTCATGGCTGACACGCCCGCTCTTCCAGGTGTGCTTGACCTTGTAGCAATCCTGGTCGTTGAGCTTGGTCTTCTCCACGGTCTCGGAGCTCACGATGGCCGGCGAGAGGCGGGAGTAGTTGCCCGGGTCGCCGTCTTCGCGCTGGGCCGCCGCCATCTCCTCGGGCAGGACCTGTGCGCCCTGCATCGGGTTCAGCGACCACGAGGTCGTTCCGTCAAAGCCCTGACGCATCTCGCCCATGCCCGGGAGGTCGATCTTGGTCACCGTCATCGGCGGATCGAAGGACTGCGCGAGCTCCATCTTGGCGCTCATGCCCATCGCCGGCATGTCGAACGCCGCCGTCGACCGCGCCGACTTGTGACCCTTCCAGCCGTCGGCATTCACCGCCTTGGCCCACGCCTGGACCAGATCCTTTGCGGCCGGCAGCGCCT encodes the following:
- the lspA gene encoding signal peptidase II; this translates as MTAPKARWFWPLAALLLLADCGTKQLVEEQLTVEHLPHEVIGNTLRLTLIYNTGAAFSTSLGDYSRVVFSALAMVIVAVLYRMYRDADAHDRALGAALGLIVGGAVGNLVDRLRSPRGVVDFIDVGIGDARFWVFNIADVGVTTGAALLLYLMLRRSHSTEPHLK
- a CDS encoding restriction endonuclease subunit S; translation: MGRLLAGVGFPVHLQGQTSGAIPFYKVGDISEAWRQGHKVLSAAQHYVTDEVANGLGARPLPAQTTVFAKIGAAIALNRRAMLGRPSLVDNNVFGMAPDVDVLDPEYLFYFTCTLRLGDLARATTVPSLRKGDVESLSIPLPGLSEQRRIVSALESYFTRLDDAAATLERVQRNLKRYRASVLKAAVEGRLVPTEAELARAEGRSYEPASVLLTRILAERRRRWEESELAKMTAKGKAPKDNEWKAKYVEPAAPDTSGLPELPEGWCWASVEQLGFIASGQTPSGVTSAGAAEGAIPWFRIGDMNTPNNELRMNVAKEWLTAEQVAALGLHVRPAGTIIFPKRGGAIGTNKKRLLACPSTYDLNTMGVVPVGGVGSYLWLWFSDLDLGSLADGSNVPQINHGDIAPLAIRLPPQVEQARIVENVNALLSLAENALSVTSANRLRAVRLRQSILKWAFDGRLVDQDPSDEPASVLLERIRAERAESPRTPRAGGKSRDRRDATRSTWRLR
- a CDS encoding DEAD/DEAH box helicase family protein, whose protein sequence is MSPTPEQEARVEIDAALEAAGWIVQDRVAMNLSAGTGVAVREFRMAPGHGFADYLLFVNGKAVGVLEAKPAGFALTNVELQVDKYATGLPAGLNPPVQPLPFLYLSTGVETRFINDLDPDPKTRAISGNLSEIHRPETLAEWIQAETLDTWVKRLHADGGGLYTAADDTRPASFRARISTMPPLEPGSLYPNQIEAVTKLDHSFKKNRPRALIQMATGSGKTIAAITAIYRLIKYGGARRVLFLVDRSNLGQQAETEFQGYRAPDSHRLFTELYNVQRLSSNTIMDSSRVVISTIQRVYSMLKGEADLDPSLEEGSQFESSGAAMKEPLPVVYNAAYPPEYFDVVVIDEVHRSIYTLWRQVVEYFDAFLVGLTATPSKQTLGFFNKNLVMEYDHARAVADGVNVDFEVYNIRTKITAQGSTVEAKPDTMLGYRDRRTRAMRWEAPDEDLSYDPNELDRRVVARDQIRTIIRTFRDRLPVDIFPGRKEVPKTLIFAKDDSHAEDIVEIVRDEFGRGNAFCQKITYKVTESNPRDLIQAFRNQYEPRIAVTVDMVATGTDIKPIEIVMFMRAVRSRVLFEQMKGRGVRIIDPNDLRAVSGEDAVAKTHFVIVDCVGMTEAQLADTQPLDRQRTVSLKALLEHVAMGGTDPEALSSLASRLARLDKQCGPAERARIAEASGGVTLAAICGAVVEGLDPDRQIVEARRVFAVPADAEPTDLQIRQAAETLLKRATEPLATNPSLRTLLVDLKRELEQVIDEVSQDELLEAGASPEAREKAQSLVADFERFIGEHKDEIDALQFFYAQPYSKRLSFNDIKALAEAIKAPPRAWTPDKLWRAYETLRKDRVRGGSGKLLTDIVSLVRFATHRDDELVPFGEQVRARFDEWMAQQENRGRAFTAEQRRWLEMMRDHIATSVEMTVEDLDYAPFAEAGGRGRAAQVFGGKLREMLDELNGALAA
- a CDS encoding thioredoxin family protein; this translates as MSALLSAVLGAALACQEPVAAVNANSTYRALFEGGKNFASFLAAAQQRKQQWEGNFRDAAVPDALLTRARAAGGPWKFLVVAVDGCSDSVNTIPYLAKLVQQLMGVELQIIGSDTGRHVMESHRTPDGRAATPTVILLDGNYEERGCWIERPAELQEWMSKGSGSFDGKMKWYDEDKGQKTLSDIVSVMERAAKGERACAAAS